Proteins from one Gossypium raimondii isolate GPD5lz chromosome 8, ASM2569854v1, whole genome shotgun sequence genomic window:
- the LOC105789938 gene encoding N-acylphosphatidylethanolamine synthase isoform X1 yields the protein MGRKMEWAGREKHMRGIPRKMVFLAVGAFAKAVATLLNTTSVHNADTLIRLVRSRPPGIPLLTVSNHMSTLDDPLLWGFKGFPSLDANLARWVLAAEDICFKNSVLTYFFRLGKCIPITRGAGIYQEYMNEALQCLNNGAWLHTFPEGKVSQEDAPIRRLKWGTASLIVRAHVTPIVLPMVHSGFEEVMPEKFFLDRRPPFPLCNKKIKIMIGQPLEFDIPKLTELAISKSSGDVFSSTTTSRGWPVISFFGLDLDEAAQRYLYSSISEEIQSAMEELRSSLK from the exons ATGGGAAGGAAAATGGAATGGGCAGGCAGGGAGAAGCACATGAGAGGAATACCTAGGAAGATGGTGTTTCTGGCAGTGGGGGCATTCGCCAAGGCGGTAGCAACTCTTCTCAACACCACCTCCGTTCATAATGCTGATACCCTCATTCGTCTTGTGCGTTCTCGACCCCCTGGCATACCACTCCTCACTGTTAGTAATCACATGTCTAC CTTGGATGATCCACTTCTTTGGGGGTTCAAAGGTTTCCCCTCCTTGGATGCCAATTTGGCACGATGGGTACTTGCTGCTGAAGACATTTGTTTTAAGAATTCTGTGCTCACTTATTTTTTTAGACTTG GTAAATGCATACCTATTACAAGGGGTGCTGGAATTTATCAGGAATACATGAACGAAGCTCTTCAATGCTTAAACAATGGAGCCTGG CTACATACATTTCCTGAAGGTAAAGTATCCCAAGAAGATGCACCTATAAGACGATTAAAATGGGGAACAGCTAGTCTGATTGTTCGTGCCCATGTGACTCCTATAGTTCTTCCGATGGTTCATAGTGGGTTTGAAGAG GTGATGCCGGAGAAGTTTTTTCTTGACAGAAGGCCTCCTTTTCCATTAtgcaataagaaaataaaaattatgattggACAGCCTCTAGAATTTGATATTCCTAAATTGACGGAGTTGGCAATTTCAAAGTCTAGTGGTGATGTATTTTCTTCAACAACAACGTCTAGAGGATGGCCCGTTATCTCCTTTTTTGGATTGGATTTGGATGAAGCAGCGCAGAGGTATCTCTACTCAAGTATTTCAGAGGAAATACAAAGTGCCATGGAGGAGTTACGAAGTTccttaaaatag
- the LOC105789938 gene encoding N-acylphosphatidylethanolamine synthase isoform X2 yields the protein MLIPSFVLCVLDPLAYHSSLLDDPLLWGFKGFPSLDANLARWVLAAEDICFKNSVLTYFFRLGKCIPITRGAGIYQEYMNEALQCLNNGAWLHTFPEGKVSQEDAPIRRLKWGTASLIVRAHVTPIVLPMVHSGFEEVMPEKFFLDRRPPFPLCNKKIKIMIGQPLEFDIPKLTELAISKSSGDVFSSTTTSRGWPVISFFGLDLDEAAQRYLYSSISEEIQSAMEELRSSLK from the exons ATGCTGATACCCTCATTCGTCTTGTGCGTTCTCGACCCCCTGGCATACCACTCCTCACT CTTGGATGATCCACTTCTTTGGGGGTTCAAAGGTTTCCCCTCCTTGGATGCCAATTTGGCACGATGGGTACTTGCTGCTGAAGACATTTGTTTTAAGAATTCTGTGCTCACTTATTTTTTTAGACTTG GTAAATGCATACCTATTACAAGGGGTGCTGGAATTTATCAGGAATACATGAACGAAGCTCTTCAATGCTTAAACAATGGAGCCTGG CTACATACATTTCCTGAAGGTAAAGTATCCCAAGAAGATGCACCTATAAGACGATTAAAATGGGGAACAGCTAGTCTGATTGTTCGTGCCCATGTGACTCCTATAGTTCTTCCGATGGTTCATAGTGGGTTTGAAGAG GTGATGCCGGAGAAGTTTTTTCTTGACAGAAGGCCTCCTTTTCCATTAtgcaataagaaaataaaaattatgattggACAGCCTCTAGAATTTGATATTCCTAAATTGACGGAGTTGGCAATTTCAAAGTCTAGTGGTGATGTATTTTCTTCAACAACAACGTCTAGAGGATGGCCCGTTATCTCCTTTTTTGGATTGGATTTGGATGAAGCAGCGCAGAGGTATCTCTACTCAAGTATTTCAGAGGAAATACAAAGTGCCATGGAGGAGTTACGAAGTTccttaaaatag
- the LOC105789936 gene encoding cation/H(+) antiporter 24: MVRVFPAGQPLKSNAWTWLAHSQAYHTRMDMTGAKFHTSNRGTAAVPLVCVRAQGSHAFGIFYGQNPIFVSYDMVLADLILMIFLIQTVRFLLKPFRQPRLVAELIAGIIIGPCLLGKSKRFNEIMFPLYSRFVLRTLGIFALMLWVFVSGVKMDLTLIKRSGKKHLYIAMVSVMLPFLTVMAIGLIIRKLMDNEMAKISSIGGIASGLSVTTFPIHYTVLEELNLLSSEVGNMALSVALISDSIGMNFITVFEALKQVDISAGTLVWYLISMVVLVAFLLSAIRPALLWIIDHTPEGQAVHESYVVAILLGVFVVGFLTDMFGLAVAFGPFCLGLLIPNGPPLGATLVEKSETILKEIMMPFAFAFIGLHTDFSAMTEAGWTTLGPLFTMVISGYVSKFLATMIGAFMVAVPSRDSLTLSLVLSLRGQVELALYIHWVDKNMIRLPGFSMMIFLTTILLATLTPLISVIYDPSKPYKVLKRRTIQHTPPGEEVRILVCIRDKKSVPSLVNLLEVTYPTLQNPLSVYAFHLVELIGRANPVFIDHDNDPDPDDLSIRFPDSEAIRHALILYQENRDESVKLHFFTALAAKRTMFQDVCKLALNSKATIIILPLERQYDGEMGTAEQWGGGQTLNTEVLSHAPCSVGLLIDKAHRWHLPLTRCSGGTTSHDFIVLFLGGPDSRECLAYADHMVANPNVSLTLVRFLSSNPEGDDERQKKLDDGLVTWFWVKNEANERVIYREVVVKDGADTAAAIKAMAEEKFYHLWIVGRKQGINESLLEGLSTWTDNQEELGIIGDYVSSSDFVDADSVLVVQKQILRV, from the exons ATGGTTAGGGTTTTCCCAGCTGGTCAGCCCTTGAAGTCTAATGCATGGACATGGCTAGCCCATTCACAAGCCTACCACACCAGAATGGACATGACAGGTGCTAAGTTCCATACCTCCAACCGAGGCACTGCAGCAGTGCCACTGGTATGTGTGAGAGCACAAGGGTCTCATGCCTTCGGCATTTTCTATGGCCAAAACCCTATTTTTGTCTCCTACGATATGGTCCTTGCGGATCTAATATTGATGATTTTCCTCATCCAGACGGTTCGCTTTCTTCTAAAGCCTTTCAGACAGCCTAGGTTGGTTGCTGAGTTAATT gCGGGCATCATCATTGGACCATGTCTTCTAGGGAAGAGCAAGCGGTTTAACGAAATCATGTTTCCCCTGTATTCCCGTTTCGTACTGAGAACTTTGGGAATATTTGCGTTAATGTTATGGGTGTTTGTAAGTGGCGTTAAAATGGATCTAACCTTGATAAAACGATCAGGGaaaaaacatctttatattGCCATGGTGAGCGTTATGCTACCTTTCCTAACAGTGATGGCGATTGGGTTAATTATTCGAAAATTAATGGACAATGAAATGGCGAAAATATCGTCAATTGGGGGAATTGCGTCAGGTTTGTCGGTAACAACATTCCCCATCCACTATACTGTACTTGAAGAATTAAACCTGCTTAGCTCTGAGGTTGGAAATATGGCCTTGTCCGTAGCACTAATTAGCGATAGCATTGGGATGAATTTCATAACGGTTTTCGAGGCATTGAAACAAGTGGATATATCGGCTGGAACTCTTGTTTGGTATCTGATATCCATGGTGGTTCTTGTAGCTTTCTTACTTTCTGCCATCCGACCAGCACTGTTGTGGATCATCGACCACACCCCTGAAGGACAAGCAGTGCATGAGTCTTATGTGGTTGCCATTTTGTTGGGAGTGTTCGTGGTTGGCTTCTTGACGGACATGTTCGGCTTAGCCGTTGCTTTCGGCCCATTCTGCCTAGGGTTGTTGATTCCAAACGGGCCGCCGCTAGGGGCAACCTTGGTGGAGAAAAGTGAGACAATTTTGAAGGAAATAATGATGccatttgcatttgcatttatCGGGCTCCACACAGATTTTTCTGCAATGACTGAAGCTGGCTGGACGACATTGGGGCCACTATTTACCATGGTTATTTCAGGTTATGTGTCAAAATTCCTGGCAACTATGATAGGTGCCTTCATGGTAGCTGTCCCGTCGAGAGACAGCCTCACTCTCAGCCTTGTTTTGAGCTTGAGGGGCCAAGTGGAGCTTGCTCTGTACATCCATTGGGTGGAcaaaaat ATGATACGGCTACCAGGTTTCTCCATGATGATATTTCTAACAACGATATTATTGGCAACTCTTACACCTTTGATCAGTGTTATATATGATCCCTCAAAGCCTTACAAGGTACTCAAGAGGAGAACCATTCAACATACCCCACCGGGTGAAGAAGTTCGGATTCTTGTGTGCATCCGGGACAAGAAAAGCGTTCCAAGCCTGGTTAACCTTCTTGAAGTCACTTATCCTACGCTTCAAAACCCTTTGTCCGTTTACGCTTTCCACCTTGTGGAGCTCATTGGCCGTGCTAACCCTGTGTTCATAGACCACGACAATGATCCGGATCCGGATGACCTTTCCATCAGGTTTCCCGACTCGGAAGCAATCCGCCACGCTCTCATTCTCTATCAAGAAAACAGAGATGAAAGCGTTAAGCTCCATTTCTTCACAGCTTTAGCAGCGAAGCGTACGATGTTTCAGGACGTGTGCAAGCTAGCTTTGAACAGCAAGGCTACTATTATCATTTTGCCATTGGAGAGGCAATACGATGGGGAGATGGGCACAGCTGAGCAATGGGGTGGAGGGCAGACGTTGAACACCGAAGTATTATCCCATGCACCTTGCTCCGTTGGACTTCTGATTGACAAGGCCCACCGGTGGCACCTACCCTTGACTCGCTGCTCCGGGGGCACTACGTCTCACGACTTTATTGTGCTATTTCTGGGAGGACCAGACTCTAGAGAATGCCTTGCATATGCAGATCATATGGTTGCCAACCCCAATGTCTCTCTAACTTTGGTGAGGTTTCTTTCTTCAAACCCCGAAGGAGACGATGAAAGGCAAAAGAAGCTTGACGATGGGCTGGTAACGTGGTTCTGGGTGAAGAACGAAGCAAATGAGAGAGTGATTTACAGAGAGGTAGTGGTAAAAGATGGAGCAGATACAGCTGCAGCAATAAAGGCAATGGCGGAAGAGAAATTTTATCATCTATGGATCGTGGGAAGGAAACAAGGGATAAATGAAAGTCTTTTGGAAGGGTTGTCAACTTGGACAGATAACCAAGAAGAGCTTGGGATTATTGGGGACTATGTTTCATCTTCTGATTTTGTTGATGCGGATTCTGTGTTGGTGGTGCAGAAGCAAATTCTGAGGGTGTAA
- the LOC105789937 gene encoding pyruvate decarboxylase 1, which yields MDSTIGSQLQTCKPSNGMLGNPAQNGATILDSNAPPSVVAADATLGRHLARRLVEIGVKDVFSVPGDFNLTLLDHLIAEPGLKNIGCCNELNAGYAADGYARSRGVGACVVTFTVGGLSIINAIAGAYSENLPVICIVGGPNTNDYGTNRILHHTIGLSDFSQELRCFQTVTCYQAVVNNLEDAHEQIDRAISTSLKESKPVYISISCNLPAIPHPTFTREPIPFSLSPRSSNKMGLEAAVEAATTFLNKAVKPVIIGGPKLRVAKACEAFVELADACGYPIGVMPSAKGLVPEHHSRFIGTYWGAVSTSFCAEIVESADAYLFVGPIFNDYSSVGYSLLLKKEKAIVVQPDRVVIANGPAFGCVLMKDFLQALAKKVNRNPTAFENYQRIFIPDGVPTKSDPKEPLRVNIMFQHVQKMLSSSTAVIAETGDSWFNCQKLKLPEGCGYEFQMQYGSIGWSVGATLGYAQSVPDKRVISCIGDGSFQVTAQDVSTMLRCEQKSIIFLINNGGYTIEVEIHDGPYNVIKNWDYTGLVEAIHNGEGNCWTKKVRNEGELIEAIGTATGEKKDCLCFIEVIVHKDDTSKELLEWGSRVCAANSRPPNPQ from the exons ATGGATTCCACCATTGGTTCTCAGCTTCAAACATGCAAACCTTCAAACGGCATGCTAGGGAACCCGGCCCAGAATGGAGCTACAATCCTAGATTCCAATGCTCCTCCTTCCGTTGTAGCAGCAGATGCCACCCTTGGGCGCCACCTGGCTCGGCGGCTTGTTGAAATAGGGGTTAAGGATGTCTTTTCCGTGCCTGGCGACTTCAATCTCACCCTTCTCGATCATCTTATTGCTGAGCCTGGGCTCAAAAATATTGGGTGCTGCAATGAGCTGAATGCTGGTTATGCTGCTGATGGGTACGCCAGGTCTCGTGGGGTTGGTGCATGTGTTGTCACGTTTACTGTTGGTGGCCTCAGCATTATCAACGCCATTGCCGGTGCTTACAGTGAAAATCTTCCTGTTATTTGCATTGTGGGAGGACCCAATACCAATGATTATGGGACTAATAGGATCCTCCATCATACCATCGGTTTATCAGATTTTAGCCAAGAGCTAAGGTGCTTCCAGACTGTTACTTGCTATCAG GCTGTGGTGAATAACTTGGAAGATGCGCATGAACAGATTGATAGAGCCATTTCTACGTCTTTGAAAGAGAGTAAGCCTGTATACATCAGCATAAGTTGTAATTTGCCTGCAATACCTCATCCGACTTTCACTAGAGAGCCCATTCCATTTTCTCTATCACCTAG GTCGAGCAACAAGATGGGTCTAGAAGCTGCCGTAGAAGCAGCTACTACCTTTCTGAATAAGGCAGTGAAACCAGTGATCATAGGAGGGCCAAAACTTCGAGTAGCAAAGGCATGTGAGGCCTTTGTTGAACTGGCAGATGCTTGTGGCTATCCGATTGGCGTGATGCCATCAGCAAAAGGATTAGTGCCAGAACACCACTCTCGATTCATTGGAACTTACTGGGGCGCTGTGAGCACTTCTTTCTGCGCTGAAATTGTGGAATCTGCTGATGCTTACTTATTTGTTGGGCCAATCTTCAACGACTATAGCTCGGTTGGGTACTCACTCCTTCTTAAAAAGGAGAAGGCCATTGTTGTGCAGCCTGATCGTGTAGTCATTGCTAATGGACCGGCTTTTGGGTGTGTCCTAATGAAGGACTTTCTCCAAGCACTTGCAAAAAAGGTTAACCGCAACCCAACTGCTTTTGAAAACTACCAGCGTATATTCATTCCAGATGGGGTTCCAACCAAAAGTGACCCCAAAGAACCTTTGAGGGTCAATATTATGTTTCAGCATGTACAAAAGATGCTTTCAAGTAGCACAGCTGTGATTGCTGAGACAGGGGATTCCTGGTTCAACTGCCAGAAGTTGAAACTACCAGAAGGATGTGG GTATGAATTTCAGATGCAGTATGGTTCAATTGGGTGGTCTGTTGGAGCAACCCTTGGATACGCACAGTCGGTTCCAGACAAGCGTGTCATATCTTGCATTGGCGATGGAAGCTTCCAG GTGACGGCACAGGATGTATCCACCATGCTGCGATGCGAACAGAAGAGCATCATATTCTTAATTAACAACGGGGGATACACCATTGAAGTTGAGATCCATGACGGGCCTTATAACGTTATCAAGAACTGGGATTACACTGGATTAGTTGAAGCAATTCACAATGGTGAAGGAAACTGCTGGACAAAAAAG GTTCGCAATGAAGGAGAGCTGATTGAAGCCATTGGAACAGCCACAGGTGAGAAGAAAGATTGCTTGTGCTTTATAGAAGTCATTGTACACAAAGATGATACCAGCAAAGAGCTGCTGGAGTGGGGATCAAGGGTCTGTGCCGCAAATAGCCGTCCACCAAATCCTCAGTAG
- the LOC105789939 gene encoding uncharacterized protein LOC105789939, with protein MACSKTDYSRPNYRFLSSDQQLQATLNHDSAAFELDESDLYSNSVSSCSGSPEFRDSGVSKMTSTKRRGRVGGTPASLPVNIPDWSKILREEYRNNRRSSESDDDDDVEEDDWLEGGVRIPPHEFLAKQMAKTGIASFSVQEGVGRTLKGRDLRRVRNAIFEKFGFQD; from the coding sequence atggcgTGCAGCAAAACCGATTACTCGAGGCCCAACTACAGATTTCTGTCGAGCGATCAACAACTGCAAGCAACGTTGAATCATGACTCGGCGGCATTCGAGTTAGACGAGTCGGATCTTTACAGCAACTCGGTCTCCAGTTGCTCTGGTTCGCCTGAGTTCCGGGACAGTGGAGTATCCAAAATGACATCGACCAAGCGCCGTGGCAGAGTCGGAGGGACACCTGCGTCGCTGCCGGTCAACATACCGGATTGGTCGAAGATTTTGAGGGAAGAGTACAGGAATAACCGGAGGAGTTCAGAAAGCGACGATGATGACGACGTGGAAGAAGATGATTGGTTGGAAGGAGGGGTTCGGATTCCGCCTCACGAGTTTTTGGCAAAGCAAATGGCGAAGACTGGGATCGCATCCTTCTCAGTTCAAGAAGGGGTAGGGAGGACTTTGAAAGGAAGAGATTTGAGGAGGGTCAGAAatgcaatttttgaaaaatttggtttccaagattaa
- the LOC105789940 gene encoding probable aquaporin PIP2-2, with protein MGKDIESSVEQGSGKDYHDPPPAPLIDAEELTKWSFYRAVIAEFIATLLFLYVTVLTVIGYKVQTDPLKNTVDPDCGGVGILGIAWAFGGMIFILVYCTAGISGGHINPAVTFGLFLGRKVSLIRAIMYMVAQCLGAICGCGLVKAFQKTYYNNYGGGANELQSGFNKGTGLGAEIIGTFVLVYTVFSATDPKRNARDSHVPVLAPLPIGFAVFMVHLATIPVTGTGINPARSFGAAVIYNKEKAWDDQWIFWVGPFIGAAIAAFYHQYILRAAAIKAFGSSRSN; from the exons ATGGGTAAGGATATAGAGAGTAGTGTAGAGCAAGGGTCAGGCAAGGACTACCATGATCCGCCACCAGCACCATTGATTGATGCTGAAGAGCTGACTAAATGGTCGTTTTACAGAGCAGTCATTGCTGAGTTCATTGCTACCCTTCTCTTCTTGTATGTCACAGTATTGACTGTGATTGGTTACAAGGTCCAAACCGATCCTCTCAAGAACACAGTTGACCCTGACTGTGGTGGTGTTGGTATCCTGGGTATTGCTTGGGCCTTTGGTGGCATGATCTTTATTCTTGTTTACTGCACTGCTGGTATCTCTG GAGGACATATCAACCCGGCTGTGACCTTTGGACTGTTCTTAGGACGAAAGGTATCACTGATCCGAGCCATCATGTACATGGTGGCTCAGTGCTTGGGTGCCATATGCGGGTGTGGATTGGTCAAAGCTTTCCAAAAGACTTACTACAACAACTATGGAGGTGGTGCTAATGAGCTCCAAAGTGGGTTCAACAAGGGCACCGGTTTAGGTGCTGAGATCATTGGTACCTTTGTTCTTGTCTACACCGTTTTCTCCGCCACTGATCCCAAGAGGAATGCTAGGGATTCCCATGTTCCT GTGTTGGCACCACTCCCCATAGGATTTGCAGTGTTCATGGTTCACCTTGCCACAATACCGGTCACTGGGACTGGTATCAACCCTGCTAGGAGCTTTGGAGCTGCTGTGATATACAACAAAGAGAAGGCCTGGGATGAccaa TGGATCTTTTGGGTTGGACCCTTCATTGGAGCTGCCATTGCTGCATTCTATCACCAATACATCCTAAGAGCAGCAGCCATCAAAGCCTTTGGATCTTCCAGgagcaattaa